The following are from one region of the Ischnura elegans chromosome X, ioIscEleg1.1, whole genome shotgun sequence genome:
- the LOC124171169 gene encoding uncharacterized protein K02A2.6-like: MDGSILRGSQVVIPDSLRGEVLKMLHKVPQGVVHSKALARSYVWWPGIDKDNESMISSCRACCENRSMPSKAPVIPWSVPQKPWSRLHLDFAGPTNVCTFFLLVDAYSKWIEVEETKGSMASSVVIACLTRWFSAHGIPDQIVTVTGPAFCSAEFCDFLRKNIISHVRVTPYNPSSNGQVERVVRTVKSCLKKLPPAHWRSELANILLTLRTTRSSSTNKTPSEMLMGRCVQTLFHKLHPAPRPAPASREQIAANSNSCHASRKFKLDDLVYFRRYGGSRRWVPGRILSIMGPRNVEIEAEDGGHERRHVDKLIHRAAHRSRDSANVLDGDDRWYNFHLSAASRGSPMTGVGDASCSTPVEPPQDLSYGTCEMRGLGQGMGQRPGRQLEGNVRVSSSVRKVPGYLEDYAL; encoded by the coding sequence ATGGACGGAAGCATTTTGCGAGGAAGTCAGGTTGTCATACCTGATTCACTCAGAGGTGAAGTATTGAAGATGTTACATAAAGTTCCTCAGGGGGTGGTGCATTCAAAGGCATTAGCCAGGAGCTATGTTTGGTGGCCAGGTATAGACAAAGACAATGAGAGCATGATTTCGTCATGTCGTGCATGTTGTGAAAATAGATCCATGCCTTCAAAAGCACCAGTAATACCATGGAGTGTGCCACAGAAGCCATGGTCAAGGCTTCACCTTGATTTTGCTGGACCAACCAATGTCTGCACATTCTTTCTGCTCGTAGATGCTTATTCAAAGTGGATTGAGGTAGAGGAGACAAAAGGATCCATGGCATCCTCAGTGGTCATTGCTTGCCTCACAAGATGGTTTTCTGCGCATGGAATTCCTGACCAAATTGTTACTGTCACTGGTCCTGCATTCTGTTCAGCAGAGTTTTGtgattttctgagaaaaaacattatttcgcATGTACGTGTTACCCCTTATAATCCCTCCTCAAATGGTCAGGTAGAGAGGGTTGTTCGAACTGTTAAAAGTTGTTTAAAAAAGTTGCCCCCTGCCCACTGGAGAAGTGAGTTGGCTAATATTCTGTTGACATTGAGAACAACGCGGAGTTCATCAACCAACAAAACCCCCTCAGAAATGCTAATGGGACGATGTGTGCaaacacttttccacaaattacaTCCCGCTCCACGCCCTGCTCCGGCTAGTAGGGAGCAAATTGCTGCTAACAGCAACTCCTGTCACGCATCCAGAAAATTTAAACTTGATGACTTAGTGTATTTCAGGCGCTATGGTGGCAGTAGGCGATGGGTTCCAGGCAGAATATTGTCCATAATGGGGCCTCGGAATGTCGAAATAGAGGCTGAGGATGGAGGTCACGAAAGGCGTCATGTGGATAAACTGATTCATAGAGCAGCACACAGGTCTCGAGATTCTGCCAATGTCCTGGATGGTGATGACAGGTGGTACAACTTCCATCTTAGTGCTGCCTCCAGGGGTTCTCCAATGACTGGAGTTGGTGATGCCTCTTGTTCCACTCCAGTGGAACCACCCCAAGACCTCTCTTATGGAACATGTGAGATGCGGGGCCTAGGTCAGGGGATGGGCCAACGCCCAGGAAGACAATTAGAGGGCAATGTGAGGGTTTCCTCTAGTGTAAGGAAAGTGCCAGGTTACTTGGAGGATTATGCCTTGTAA
- the LOC124171170 gene encoding uncharacterized protein LOC124171170, whose product MASVQDSVSAGDSKMFWEYINNGKSGGTIPDEMVYGSKKVETASEIAELFAEHFSSANNLGDELAVKAECEQRVTGTGGSPHIGKFEVLEAIRKLKPKKLVGEDMIPAYIVKACKEILVGPLCYIFNLSLASGIFPKAWKTANVCPRYLQERGQERDLRALAEGCGFSDEEQSILEQVILSLRDVRLKEALFAIGSLDLKLVIDRAQAAETARDHVTQLQLSSETAVALHRTDLRQASTGRYSRFADSGAPGGVKGRNRAEGGGPTMDRSWRSDRQQPSPARPCYRCTGDHGPEFCGFRTTVCRYCCKVGYIERACMSKRNRGPFQPREIQHPMDTRNENSWRSRQPSNEDSRGSRYRMAQPRDVRAEGATHNMQAAGDEWTIDIHSAKLPLLVMTGNGPSLLGRNWFPHLGITIEGIHTLHPTQIPQQLEAFRDIFTPGLGNYAGPPVQVVLKPAAKPVFRRSRPVPFALTQRVSEEIDKMVKENILMPVNYSEWATPTVNVVKGDGSIRICGDYSATVNPACMQQIFPLPTIDEMLSKLSAGSFFAKIDLSEAFLQVGVDEESSKILTLNTHKGLFHMLRLPPGLCSAPAIFQGIMETILAGLEGVLVYIDDILCHAPSKDLLWARVKSVLGRVRDAGFKLKLEKCKFDVKALDFLGYSLSEKVIQPTREKLISLLNAPSPTNVAELQGYLGNVNYYDRFFPHKATAFAPLYELLCDKEPWRWTEREEECVGDDNLEHPIAFASRVLRGSDKNYAQIDREALSIIFGQGKQISDVLSPRMLRWVLLLSNYDYKLTHRPGRQHANADFSCRFPIESADDAVTTVPKPAGILLLEQAPIGSPLTSEAIVLATSRDPVLAEVRDAILRGWNCAQLSEKV is encoded by the exons ATGGCAAGTGTTCAGGATAGTGTTTCTGCTGGGGATAGTAAAATGTTTTGGGAATATATTAACAATGGGAAGAGCGGAGGAACTATTCCGGATGAAATGGTGTATGGGAGTAAAAAAGTGGAAACAGCTTCAGAGATTGCTGAATTATTTGCGGAACACTTTTCTTCTGCCAACAACCTGGGAGATGAACTAGCTGTGAAAGCAGAATGTGAACAAAGGGTCACTGGCACTGGAGGCTCACCGCACATAGGAAAATTTGAAGTGTTGGAGGCAATTAGGAAACTGAAACCCAAAAAGTTAGTAGGTGAGGATATGATTCCAGCCTACATAGTGAAGGCATGTAAGGAAATTTTAGTTGGACCTCTTTGTTACATTTTTAACTTGAGTTTGGCTAGCGGTATATTTCCAAAGGCCTGGAAAACTGCCAACGTATGCCCAAGGTATCTTCAAGAAAGGGGACAAGAAAGAG ATTTGCGGGCATTAGCAGAGGGCTGTGGTTTTTCTGATGAAGAACAATCAATCCTGGAGCAAGTGATTTTGAGCTTGAGAGACGTACGATTGAAGGAGGCCCTTTTCGCAATAGGGTCGTTGGACTTAAAACTTGTGATAGACAGGGCACAGGCTGCGGAAACCGCTCGTGATCACGTGACTCAATTGCAGTTATCCTCTGAAACTGCTGTGGCATTGCACCGCACTGACTTGCGACAGGCCTCAACCGGCCGTTATTCCAGATTTGCTGATAGCGGAGCTCCAGGAGGCGTCAAGGGACGCAACAGAGCTGAAGGCGGTGGGCCAACGATGGACCGGAGCTGGCGTTCAGATCGACAGCAACCTTCTCCAGCTAGGCCATGCTATAGATGCACAGGTGATCATGGTCCAGAATTCTGTGGGTTCCGCACCACGGTATGCCGTTATTGCTGTAAGGTAGGGTATATCGAGCGGGCGTGCATGTCAAAGAGGAACCGGGGGCCATTCCAGCCAAGAGAGATTCAGCATCCTATGGACACGAGGAACGAGAATTCCTGGCGTAGCCGCCAGCCCAGTAACGAGGATTCCAGGGGTAGCAGATACAGAATGGCGCAGCCTCGCGACGTTAGAGCCGAAGGTGCGACTCACAACATGCAAGCTGCGGGCGACGAGTGGACCATAGATATACACAG TGCTAAACTTCCATTGTTAGTGATGACTGGCAATGGTCCATCCTTGTTGGGAAGGAATTGGTTTCCTCACTTGGGGATCACCATTGAAGGAATCCACACACTGCATCCAACGCAGATACCGCAGCAGCTGGAGGCATTCAGGGACATCTTTACCCCCGGCCTGGGGAACTATGCTGGCCCACCTGTGCAAGTTGTCCTGAAACCTGCTGCCAAACCCGTATTTAGGAGGAGCAGGCCAGTTCCATTCGCCTTGACACAGAGGGTAAGTGAGGAGATAGATAAAAtggtgaaggaaaatattttaatgcctgTGAATTACTCAGAATGGGCAACCCCTACTGTGAATGTGGTGAAGGGGGACGGATCAATAAGAATTTGTGGGGATTATAGTGCCACTGTTAATCCTGCATGCATGCAGCAAATTTTCCCCTTGCCAACCATTGATGAAATGCTGAGTAAATTGTCTGCAGGAAGTTTCTTCGCAAAAATTGACTTATCTGAAGCATTTCTACAAGTAGGTGTTGATGAGGAATCTTCTAAAATCCTTACATTAAATACACACAAGGGATTGTTTCATATGTTGAGATTACCACCAGGATTATGTTCAGCACCAGCTATTTTTCAAGGCATAATGGAAACAATCCTTGCAGGTTTGGAGGGAGTGTTAGTGTATATTGATGATATACTGTGTCATGCACCTTCTAAAGACTTGTTGTGGGCACGTGTGAAATCAGTGTTGGGTAGAGTAAGGGATGCAGGATTCAAGCTAAAGTtggaaaaatgcaaatttgatgTCAAGGCTCTGGACTTCCTGGGCTATTCCCTGTCAGAAAAGGTGATTCAACCGACTCGGGAGAAATTAATCTCCCTTTTAAATGCTCCCTCCCCAACAAATGTGGCTGAATTACAGGGTTATCTAGGGAATGTTAATTATTATGATCGGTTCTTTCCACACAAAGCCACAGCCTTTGCCCCCCTTTATGAACTCCTGTGTGACAAAGAGCCATGGCGCTGGACTGAACGAGAAGAAGAGTGT GTTGGGGATGATAACCTTGAGCATCCCATTGCTTTTGCCTCCAGGGTACTAAGGGGCAGCGACAAAAATTATGCACAAATTGATAGGGAGGCCCTATCAATTATTTTTGGG CAGGGAAAGCAAATTTCAGATGTTCTCAGTCCACGCATGCTGCGTTGGGTCCTACTATTGAGTAATTATGATTACAAATTGACTCATCGCCCTGGGAGACAGCATGCCAATGCAGATTTTTCCTGCCGGTTTCCAATTGAGTCAGCAGATGATGCTGTGACAACTGTTCCTAAACCAGCTGGTATTCTTCTATTAGAGCAGGCACCGATCGGATCTCCTCTCACAAGTGAAGCCATTGTCTTGGCAACATCCAGAGATCCTGTTTTGGCTGAAGTCAGGGATGCTATATTGCGAGGATGGAACTGCGCGCAGTTATCAGAGAAGGTCTGA